Genomic segment of Paenibacillus sp. FSL R5-0623:
CGTCAATCATTACAATTTTGATACCGTTCACTCATGAACATTTTTTTGGGGTATCAATGATATTATTTACCAAATGAAGAAGGATCTTCACGCCAGGATTTGAGCAATTCAAAGTCACTCTCCTGAATCGTTCCCTGAGCCAAAGCCACATCCATCAAAGCCGTATAATTGGACAGCGTCTGAAGTGGAATTCCAGCATCTTCAAATGCTTTAACACCTTTATCCAGCTGGTAGCTGAAAATGGCAAGTACGGCCAACGGTGTTGCACCTGCTACACGTACAGCTTCGGCTGCTTTGATCGAACTGCCACCTGTAGAGATCAGATCTTCGATGACAACCACTTTCTGTCCTTCGGTAATCAGACCTTCGATCAGGTTCTCCTTGCCGTGTCCTTTGGCTTTATCACGAATGTAGGCCATTGGCAGATTCAGCTTCTGAGCCACCCAGGCAGCATGCGGGATACCTGCGGTTGCCGTACCTGCAATGACTTCTGCATCAGGGTATTGGTTACGAATAATCGTTGCAAAGGCTTCAGCGATATCGTTGCGAATCTCGGGATAAGACATCGTTAAACGGTTATCGCAATATATTGGTGATTTGATGCCGGATGTCCATGTAAATGGCTGCTGCGGACGTAACGCCACGGCTTTGATTTTCAACAGTTGGGAAGCAATATGATTCGGAATCTCATTCAGTTCGATCATGCGTTCAACATCTCCTTCAAAATGGTTTCTGCCGCTTCACGCGGATTGGGAGCGCCTGTAATGGGTCTGCCTACAACAATGTAATGACTGCCTCTGGCGATGGCTTCACCTGGCGTCAAGACGCGTGTCTGATCTCCCAGACCGCTACCCGCTGGACGAATTCCTGGTGTAACGGTATGAAAAGCACTGCCACACGCTGCCCGAATTGCGGGCACTTCCAGTGGAGAAGCAACAACCCCATCGAGTCCGGCCTCTTGGGCTAGTCCTGCATAACGGACCACAGCAGCTTCCACACTTCCCGGGATGCCAATCTCGTTATTCATCGTTTCCAGACTTGTACTGGTCAGTTGGGTGACTGCAATGATCTCGGGCTTGCTAAGGGAAGGGTCGGCAGCGATTGCTGCCTCAGCACCTTCACGTGCAGCACGCATCATGAGGGTTCCACCCGCTGCATGTACATTGAACATGTCTACCCCAAGACGTGTGATACTTTCAGCACCGCCACGAACGGTGTTGGGAATGTCATGCATTTTCACATCTAGAAAAACGGAGTAACCTTTGGATTTCAGCTCCCGAATAAAGTCCGGTCCTGCTGCGTAGAACAGCTGCATACCCACCTTGAGATAACAGGGAATGCCCTCAAGAGCTTGTACCAATTCTTTCGCTTCTTCCGCTCCAGGATAATCCAGTGCCACCATCAGACGGCCAGCCATTTCATTG
This window contains:
- the pyrF gene encoding orotidine-5'-phosphate decarboxylase, with protein sequence MNQASFNEMAGRLMVALDYPGAEEAKELVQALEGIPCYLKVGMQLFYAAGPDFIRELKSKGYSVFLDVKMHDIPNTVRGGAESITRLGVDMFNVHAAGGTLMMRAAREGAEAAIAADPSLSKPEIIAVTQLTSTSLETMNNEIGIPGSVEAAVVRYAGLAQEAGLDGVVASPLEVPAIRAACGSAFHTVTPGIRPAGSGLGDQTRVLTPGEAIARGSHYIVVGRPITGAPNPREAAETILKEMLNA
- the pyrE gene encoding orotate phosphoribosyltransferase; this encodes MIELNEIPNHIASQLLKIKAVALRPQQPFTWTSGIKSPIYCDNRLTMSYPEIRNDIAEAFATIIRNQYPDAEVIAGTATAGIPHAAWVAQKLNLPMAYIRDKAKGHGKENLIEGLITEGQKVVVIEDLISTGGSSIKAAEAVRVAGATPLAVLAIFSYQLDKGVKAFEDAGIPLQTLSNYTALMDVALAQGTIQESDFELLKSWREDPSSFGK